The following coding sequences lie in one Carcharodon carcharias isolate sCarCar2 chromosome 35, sCarCar2.pri, whole genome shotgun sequence genomic window:
- the LOC121272795 gene encoding UDP-glucuronosyltransferase 2A1-like, producing the protein MDGSHWINMRALLVELRGRGHEVTVLRSSSSLYIAEEPGLFHSITVPAAGKSGILEDSEMVSRFVQEMLEIHRGGPTWTAFVRNAQAVGEMLRVTHIQQRALIRRLFEDPRLMARLGGAGFQLVLTDPFFPTGVMLAHHLQLPVVCNSRWLSTGNSHALLAPSPPSYVPVVGSRFGARMSFLQRLSNVVHYLTSVKLAGSLVHPEYDELCRRYLGPGASVEGLIRRADLWLMRTDFVFDFPRPTMPNVVYVGGFQCRPPRPLPAELEDFMRSSGPHGVVFMSLGTLVSSLPAYLVQSFAEAFARLPQKVLWRHIGERPANLGNNTLLAGWVPQNDVLGHPKTRAFVSHGGTNGIFEAIYHGVPVLGLPLIFDQFDNLVRLESRGAAKVLDPTRLDAGQLLEGLHEVLGQPSYRRGMQRLSGLHRDQPQTPMERAVFWIEFVLRHGGAAHLRAASADLPWYAYHSLDVAGFAALVGATLAAPALWALRKLYRALRGTKAKQS; encoded by the coding sequence ATGGACGGCAGCCACTGGATCAACATGCGGGCGCTGTTGGTGGAGCTGCGCGGCCGGGGCCACGAGGTCACCGTGCTGCGCTCGTCCAGCAGCTTGTACATCGCCGAGGAGCCCGGCCTCTTCCACTCCATCACCGTGCCGGCAGCGGGCAAGAGCGGCATCCTGGAGGACAGCGAGATGGTCAGCCGCTTTGTGCAGGAGATGCTGGAGATCCACCGGGGCGGGCCCACCTGGACGGCCTTCGTCCGCAACGCCCAGGCCGTCGGCGAGATGCTGCGGGTCACCCACATCCAGCAGCGGGCGCTCATCCGCCGGCTGTTCGAGGACCCCCGGCTCATGGCGCGGCTGGGGGGCGCCGGCTTCCAGCTGGTGCTGACCGACCCCTTCTTCCCCACCGGCGTCATGCTGGCCCACCACCTGCAGCTGCCGGTGGTGTGCAACAGCCGCTGGCTCTCCACCGGCAACTCCCACGCCCTGCTGGCCCCCTCGCCCCCCTCCTACGTGCCGGTGGTGGGCTCCCGCTTCGGCGCCCGGATGTCCTTCCTCCAGCGGCTCAGCAATGTCGTCCACTACCTCACCAGCGTCAAGCTGGCCGGCTCCCTGGTCCACCCGGAGTACGACGAGCTGTGCCGGCGGTACCTGGGGCCCGGGGCCAGCGTGGAGGGGCTGATCCGCCGGGCCGACCTCTGGCTGATGCGGACGGACTTCGTCTTCGACTTCCCCCGCCCCACCATGCCCAACGTGGTGTACGTGGGGGGCTTCCAGTGCCGGCCGCCCCGGCCCCTGCCGGCCGAGCTGGAGGACTTCATGCGGAGCTCGGGCCCCCACGGGGTGGTCTTCATGTCCCTGGGCACCCTGGTGTCCTCCCTGCCTGCCTACCTGGTGCAGAGCTTCGCCGAAGCCTTCGCCCGGCTGCCGCAGAAGGTGCTCTGGCGGCACATCGGGGAGAGGCCGGCCAACCTGGGCAACAACACCCTACTGGCCGGGTGGGTGCCCCAGAACGACGTGCTGGGCCACCCCAAGACCCGGGCGTTCGTCTCGCACGGCGGCACCAATGGCATCTTCGAGGCCATCTACCACGGCGTGCCGGTGCTGGGCTTGCCCCTCATCTTCGACCAGTTCGACAACCTGGTGCGGCTGGAGTCCCGGGGGGCAGCCAAGGTGCTGGACCCCACCCGGCTGGACGCCGGCCAGCTGCTGGAGGGCCTGCACGAGGTGCTGGGCCAGCCCTCCTACCGGCGCGGCATGCAGCGCCTCTCCGGCCTGCACCGCGACCAGCCCCAGACCCCCATGGAGCGGGCCGTCTTCTGGATCGAGTTCGTCCTGCGGCACGGCGGGGCCGCCCACCTGCGGGCCGCCTCGGCCGACCTGCCCTGGTACGCCTACCACAGCCTGGACGTGGCGGGCTTCGCCGCCCTGGTCGGCGCCACCCTGGCCGCGCCGGCGCTCTGGGCGCTCCGCAAGCTCTACCGGGCACTCCGGGGGACCAAAGCGAAACAGTCCTAG